A single genomic interval of Nostoc commune NIES-4072 harbors:
- a CDS encoding acyl-CoA desaturase, which translates to MKQYSHLTIISYIVGPTLIVVSHLGSLLIFVTGLSWGAVLWALLLYVIRMLATTGIYHRLLTHKSYQAPTSVLCVGSIVAASAGQMGPSWWKAHHMDHHQYSDQKEDPHSPYLPFKGIKGFWWSQAGWLFSPQFFPSKLPSDVESNVVLKIIDRLHFIPTVALTALSYYIGGVEYLGAFFLSTTVLFHCVATVNSLSHILGEQPFTTNDSSRNHWLVAFLTLGEGWHNLHHAFQWSARHGITVRKGQVAYLPDPTFWFIKTLEFLKLASKIRMPSEPELIARAINRNCQNSVFKARAKTSV; encoded by the coding sequence ATGAAGCAGTACTCTCATCTTACGATTATTTCTTACATAGTAGGCCCTACTCTGATCGTAGTGAGTCATTTAGGATCATTACTCATTTTTGTTACTGGCTTATCATGGGGTGCTGTCTTGTGGGCCCTGTTGTTATATGTAATACGAATGCTTGCAACTACTGGCATCTATCATAGGCTACTCACCCATAAGAGCTACCAGGCTCCAACCTCAGTTCTATGCGTTGGAAGCATTGTGGCTGCTTCAGCCGGACAGATGGGGCCAAGTTGGTGGAAAGCTCACCACATGGATCATCATCAATACTCAGATCAGAAAGAAGATCCTCATTCTCCCTATTTGCCTTTCAAGGGGATCAAAGGATTCTGGTGGTCTCAAGCTGGATGGCTATTCTCCCCACAGTTTTTCCCCTCTAAGCTTCCTAGCGATGTTGAGAGTAATGTGGTTTTGAAGATTATTGACCGTTTGCACTTCATTCCTACCGTTGCTCTTACTGCGCTCTCCTACTACATTGGTGGAGTTGAATATCTCGGCGCTTTTTTCCTCAGCACGACTGTCCTTTTCCACTGTGTCGCCACCGTCAACTCACTCAGCCATATACTTGGCGAGCAACCGTTCACAACTAATGACTCCAGTCGGAACCATTGGCTCGTAGCATTTCTGACCTTGGGTGAAGGCTGGCATAATCTTCATCATGCATTCCAGTGGTCAGCTCGGCATGGCATAACTGTGCGAAAGGGGCAGGTTGCTTATCTTCCAGACCCAACATTTTGGTTCATCAAAACCCTTGAGTTTCTGAAGCTAGCGTCAAAGATTAGAATGCCTTCTGAACCAGAACTTATCGCTCGCGCCATCAACCGCAACTGTCAAAACTCAGTTTTTAAGGCGAGGGCAAAGACATCGGTCTGA
- the trpS gene encoding tryptophan--tRNA ligase, protein MGKQRVLSGVQTTGNYHLGNYLGAIRNWVEGQSEYENYLFVADLHAITVPHDPKQLAADTYTLAALYLACGLDLNHSTIFVQSHVSAHSELTWLLNCITPLNWLQDMIQFKEKAVKQGENVSAGLLDYPVLMSADILLYQADKVPVGEDQKQHLELTRDIAARLNHQFGKPDRPVLKLPDPLIRKEGARVMSLADGTRKMSKSDPSELSRINLLDSPEQIQYKIKRCKTDPIRGLTFDDPARPECNNLLTLYTLLSGKNKEDVAVECQDMGWGQFKPLLTDTIIESLKPIQEKYHSIMSDKGYLESVLRDGAKKARAIANQTLSQVKTALGYSLPL, encoded by the coding sequence ATGGGCAAGCAACGTGTTCTTTCTGGAGTTCAAACAACCGGCAATTACCATCTAGGTAACTATTTGGGAGCCATTCGCAACTGGGTAGAAGGTCAGAGCGAATACGAAAATTACCTTTTTGTGGCTGATTTGCACGCGATTACAGTGCCACACGACCCAAAACAGTTGGCAGCTGATACCTACACCCTTGCTGCTCTTTATCTAGCTTGTGGCCTTGATTTAAATCACTCCACCATCTTTGTACAATCCCACGTTTCAGCTCACAGTGAACTCACCTGGTTGCTCAACTGCATTACACCTCTAAACTGGCTGCAAGATATGATCCAGTTCAAGGAAAAGGCTGTTAAACAAGGAGAAAATGTGAGTGCAGGCTTATTGGATTACCCTGTACTGATGTCAGCCGATATTTTGCTTTACCAAGCTGATAAAGTGCCAGTGGGTGAAGACCAAAAGCAACATTTGGAATTGACACGGGATATTGCAGCTCGGTTAAATCACCAATTTGGTAAACCAGATCGACCAGTTCTGAAGTTACCAGACCCTTTGATTCGTAAGGAAGGGGCTAGGGTGATGAGTTTGGCAGATGGTACGCGCAAAATGTCGAAGTCTGATCCTTCTGAGTTAAGCCGAATCAATTTACTAGATTCACCAGAACAGATTCAATACAAAATTAAGCGTTGCAAAACTGATCCCATTCGTGGACTGACTTTTGACGATCCAGCGCGTCCAGAGTGTAATAATTTGTTAACGCTCTATACATTGCTTTCTGGAAAGAACAAGGAAGATGTGGCGGTTGAGTGTCAGGATATGGGTTGGGGACAATTTAAGCCATTGTTGACAGATACAATTATTGAGTCTCTCAAACCAATTCAAGAAAAATATCACTCGATAATGAGCGATAAAGGTTATTTAGAGTCTGTATTGCGGGATGGAGCAAAAAAAGCTAGAGCGATCGCAAATCAAACTTTATCACAAGTAAAAACTGCTTTAGGCTATTCGCTTCCTTTATAA
- a CDS encoding DUF429 domain-containing protein, which translates to MKFIGIDLGWKSQPSGLCCLEWIDGQLQLLDLDRKEAIADILTWIDQSVQPDEPAIIAVDAPTLIPNATGSRLPDKLSHKYFGKYHAGCYPANQNLPFADRTINFGLELESRGFAHAPTIEPQKLSRYQIEVFPHPAIVNLFNLERILKYKKGTLSQRRLELIKLQNYLLNILPSLSPPLRSLRLCGSFPSEIPTTGATLKATEDKLDSLICAYVAAYWWYWGEQRNLVLGDRTTGYIVIPQRMLP; encoded by the coding sequence ATGAAATTTATTGGCATTGATTTAGGCTGGAAATCGCAACCAAGCGGATTATGCTGTTTAGAATGGATAGATGGACAACTGCAACTACTCGATCTAGACCGCAAAGAAGCCATTGCAGACATCCTTACCTGGATCGATCAAAGCGTACAACCAGACGAACCAGCCATCATCGCCGTAGATGCACCTACCCTCATACCCAACGCCACAGGAAGCCGCCTCCCCGATAAACTCAGCCACAAATACTTCGGTAAATATCATGCGGGATGTTACCCAGCTAATCAAAACTTACCCTTCGCCGATCGCACCATCAACTTTGGCTTAGAATTAGAATCACGCGGTTTTGCCCACGCCCCCACCATAGAACCGCAAAAACTCAGCAGATATCAAATAGAAGTCTTTCCCCACCCAGCGATCGTTAACCTATTTAACTTAGAACGCATCCTCAAATACAAAAAAGGAACACTCAGTCAGCGCCGCCTAGAACTAATCAAACTCCAAAATTATCTTCTCAATATCCTCCCCTCTCTTTCTCCTCCTCTGCGTTCTCTGCGCCTCTGCGGTTCGTTTCCTTCTGAAATTCCCACCACAGGCGCAACCCTCAAAGCAACCGAAGATAAACTAGATAGCCTAATTTGCGCTTACGTTGCCGCTTATTGGTGGTATTGGGGAGAACAACGTAATTTGGTATTAGGCGATCGCACCACAGGCTACATTGTCATCCCTCAAAGAATGTTACCCTAA
- a CDS encoding SAM-dependent methyltransferase, with product MTASTLLQEIEKYIPIVGDINIKSPLAYQATRGAVEVVNTVQMAVAEAYINGLEVPDSVLESFFDTCMPIFFQYFPSLLAPYEWVLKETDHLAEGSQQLMKIQYDLPQAMLNTMLGDGKLIYPKYSMGLWEKGALNLEQSQMHMIDDVIEKLDIKDGDNILDFGCGWACVPNYILSKFPNVKFTGLNLSHAQCEYIRHKMQDPESYLSSHRFTLYEGDLNNANFETKFHKILSIGVFEHVGNLTRAFKKLASFLKDDGKVLIHIITVRIPNNMSSVYTHKYIFPHGRYWNYDAVPSHQEDLKTIKKWYLNGSNYSKTITNWLQNFDDNQATIKTLNYGMDYAKFRRIWRFYLIWFIRNFASCDGEYNGNGQFLMVHA from the coding sequence ATGACTGCTAGTACCCTTCTGCAAGAAATAGAAAAGTATATCCCTATTGTGGGAGATATAAATATTAAAAGTCCATTAGCATACCAAGCAACTCGTGGGGCGGTTGAGGTAGTTAACACAGTCCAGATGGCAGTGGCGGAAGCTTATATCAACGGACTAGAAGTTCCTGATTCCGTTCTAGAATCGTTTTTCGATACATGTATGCCAATTTTCTTTCAGTATTTCCCATCCCTACTAGCACCTTATGAATGGGTATTAAAAGAAACTGATCATCTCGCCGAAGGTTCACAGCAACTAATGAAAATTCAGTACGACTTGCCTCAAGCCATGCTGAATACTATGTTGGGGGACGGGAAACTCATTTATCCTAAGTACAGCATGGGACTGTGGGAAAAAGGAGCATTAAACCTTGAGCAATCCCAGATGCACATGATTGATGATGTAATTGAAAAGCTAGACATCAAGGATGGAGACAATATCTTAGACTTTGGCTGCGGGTGGGCATGTGTTCCTAATTACATTCTTTCTAAGTTCCCCAATGTCAAGTTTACAGGTCTTAATTTGAGCCACGCGCAATGTGAATATATACGCCACAAAATGCAAGATCCTGAGAGTTATCTCAGTTCACATCGGTTTACCCTATATGAAGGTGATTTGAACAATGCAAATTTTGAAACCAAGTTTCATAAAATCCTTTCAATTGGTGTTTTTGAGCATGTTGGTAACTTAACAAGAGCCTTTAAAAAATTAGCTTCGTTTCTCAAGGATGATGGCAAAGTTTTAATTCACATCATCACAGTCCGCATCCCTAACAATATGTCTAGCGTTTACACTCACAAATATATTTTTCCACACGGTCGGTACTGGAATTACGATGCAGTTCCTAGCCATCAAGAAGACCTTAAAACAATTAAAAAATGGTATCTTAATGGCTCTAATTACTCTAAAACAATAACTAACTGGTTACAAAATTTTGACGACAACCAGGCAACAATAAAAACATTAAACTATGGCATGGACTATGCCAAATTTCGCCGAATATGGAGATTTTATTTGATATGGTTTATTCGTAATTTTGCTAGTTGCGATGGAGAATATAATGGTAATGGTCAATTTTTAATGGTTCATGCTTAA
- a CDS encoding glycosyltransferase family 4 protein, producing MKVLFLHPNFPSQFRNLATVLGKDPNCQVVFGTNRREGEIPGVFKAIYTPSREAAPQTHHYVRNLENAVLTAQAVYRVSEKLKAEGFVPDIIYGHSGWGPTLFMKDIFPKAELLCYFEWFYHAHGSDADFDPNEPLNADDECRIRVKNAPILTDLYSCDRGLSPTNWQRQQFPKEYHSKLTVIHDGVDTKYFAPKPGAKLVLPRINLDLSHVEELVTYVGRGMEPYRGFPQFMETVALIQQRRPKCHVVVVGEDRVAYGKNLPDGQTYKQLMLEKLKSSLDLSRLHFTDRLPYNEYLQVLQASSAHVYLTRPFVLSWSMLEVMAAGCLLIASKTPPVLEVVQDGVNGLLVDFFSPRNIANRVEEALNNPQEMQAIRANARETILKRYDLAKLLPQHLQWMFAGKNSNSLKKRPNSKGFGRN from the coding sequence ATGAAAGTTTTATTTTTACATCCCAATTTTCCCTCGCAATTTCGCAATCTAGCGACAGTTTTAGGTAAAGATCCTAATTGTCAAGTCGTCTTTGGGACAAATCGTCGTGAAGGCGAAATACCTGGCGTTTTTAAAGCTATTTACACTCCTTCTCGTGAAGCTGCTCCCCAAACCCACCATTACGTTCGCAACCTGGAAAATGCTGTTCTCACCGCGCAGGCTGTCTATCGCGTGTCAGAAAAATTAAAGGCTGAAGGTTTCGTACCAGATATAATCTATGGACATTCTGGTTGGGGCCCGACTTTATTTATGAAAGATATTTTCCCGAAAGCAGAATTATTGTGTTATTTCGAGTGGTTTTACCATGCTCACGGTTCCGATGCAGATTTTGATCCCAATGAACCACTGAATGCTGATGATGAATGCCGCATCCGCGTCAAAAATGCGCCGATTTTGACTGATTTATATAGCTGCGATCGCGGTCTTTCTCCAACGAATTGGCAGCGTCAGCAATTTCCCAAAGAATATCATAGCAAACTCACTGTAATTCATGATGGTGTTGATACCAAATATTTTGCTCCTAAACCAGGCGCAAAGTTAGTTTTACCAAGAATAAATCTGGATCTTTCCCATGTGGAAGAGTTGGTAACTTATGTGGGACGGGGGATGGAACCTTATAGAGGATTTCCGCAGTTTATGGAAACGGTGGCGCTAATTCAGCAGCGAAGACCTAAGTGCCATGTAGTAGTTGTGGGAGAAGATAGGGTGGCTTATGGTAAAAATCTCCCCGATGGTCAGACTTATAAACAATTAATGCTAGAAAAATTAAAATCATCTTTGGATTTATCGAGGCTGCACTTTACAGATAGGCTTCCTTACAATGAGTACCTTCAGGTTTTGCAAGCTTCTTCTGCTCATGTTTATTTAACTCGTCCTTTTGTTTTATCCTGGTCAATGTTAGAAGTAATGGCAGCAGGATGCTTACTAATAGCCTCTAAGACTCCGCCAGTTTTGGAAGTCGTACAGGATGGGGTGAATGGACTGCTAGTAGATTTCTTTTCTCCCCGTAATATTGCTAATAGGGTTGAAGAGGCGCTAAATAATCCTCAGGAGATGCAAGCAATTCGTGCGAATGCGCGAGAGACAATTCTGAAGCGTTATGATTTGGCAAAACTGTTACCACAGCATTTGCAATGGATGTTTGCTGGCAAAAATTCTAATAGTTTGAAAAAGCGTCCAAATTCTAAAGGATTTGGCAGAAATTAG
- a CDS encoding methylenetetrahydrofolate reductase, translating into MHHTHSPTAFQRAVQAGEFLITAEVAPPKGGDPAHMIQMAATLKGRVHAVNITDGSRAVLRMSSLMASVILLQNGIEPICQVACRDRNRISLQADLMGAHALGIRNILALTGDPVKAGDHPDAKAVFDLEAVRLLQLIRKMNQGVDCNEKPLTDGALDLFVGAAVDPQCKSWSGLQSRFERKIEAGAQFFQSQLITDFERLEKFMDTIAAGYKKPILAGIFLLKSAKNAQFINRCVPGVNIPQHIIDRLAKAKDPLEEGMKIAAEQVQIARQLCQGVHMMAVKREDAIAPILDLAGVAPVNQLVSK; encoded by the coding sequence ATGCATCACACCCATAGCCCCACAGCCTTTCAGAGAGCTGTACAAGCAGGTGAATTTCTAATTACCGCCGAGGTAGCACCCCCGAAAGGGGGAGATCCAGCACACATGATTCAAATGGCGGCGACTCTTAAGGGAAGGGTTCATGCTGTCAATATTACTGATGGTAGCCGCGCAGTCTTACGGATGTCTTCGTTAATGGCGTCGGTGATTTTGTTACAAAACGGCATAGAGCCGATTTGTCAAGTTGCTTGCCGCGATCGCAACCGCATTAGTTTACAAGCTGATTTGATGGGCGCTCATGCTTTAGGTATCCGTAATATTTTAGCTTTGACTGGCGACCCAGTAAAAGCAGGCGATCATCCAGATGCCAAAGCAGTGTTTGACTTAGAAGCAGTACGGCTACTGCAACTGATTCGGAAGATGAATCAAGGCGTTGATTGCAATGAGAAACCCTTGACTGATGGAGCGCTAGATTTATTTGTTGGTGCAGCAGTAGATCCGCAATGTAAAAGTTGGTCGGGTTTGCAAAGTCGATTTGAACGCAAAATCGAAGCTGGAGCGCAGTTTTTTCAAAGTCAGTTAATTACCGATTTTGAGCGGCTAGAAAAGTTCATGGATACCATTGCTGCTGGCTATAAAAAACCAATTTTGGCAGGAATTTTTCTGTTGAAATCGGCAAAAAATGCCCAGTTTATTAATAGATGTGTTCCGGGTGTAAATATTCCCCAACATATTATTGATAGATTGGCAAAAGCCAAAGATCCTCTTGAGGAAGGGATGAAAATTGCCGCCGAGCAAGTGCAGATAGCGCGGCAATTATGTCAGGGTGTCCACATGATGGCGGTGAAGCGAGAAGATGCGATCGCGCCAATTTTAGATTTGGCTGGGGTTGCTCCAGTTAATCAGTTGGTATCCAAGTAA
- a CDS encoding DUF29 domain-containing protein, with protein sequence MQGVSSNLSLKELYEIDDHLWLEETIKLLKANHLEKLDLENLIEELENLGRRDKAKVASFLEQIIRHLLLLQYWTEESQYNSGHWKAEIRSFRNQLKRNLTTNLSQYLEKELASIYDDALGYVIDKTEGKLDNLPQSCTYTLDQLLDINYLPENV encoded by the coding sequence ATGCAAGGAGTTAGTTCTAATTTGAGTTTAAAAGAGCTTTATGAAATTGATGATCATCTTTGGTTAGAGGAAACAATCAAGCTATTGAAAGCTAACCATTTAGAAAAATTAGATTTAGAAAACTTAATTGAGGAGCTAGAAAATTTGGGTCGTAGAGACAAAGCTAAGGTTGCTAGTTTCTTAGAACAAATTATTAGACATCTTTTATTACTGCAATATTGGACGGAAGAATCTCAATATAATTCTGGACATTGGAAAGCAGAAATTAGGAGTTTTAGGAATCAATTAAAACGTAACTTGACAACGAATTTATCTCAATACTTAGAAAAAGAATTAGCATCAATTTATGATGATGCATTAGGATATGTAATTGATAAAACTGAAGGCAAGCTAGATAACTTACCTCAATCTTGTACTTACACTTTAGATCAGCTACTAGATATTAATTATCTACCTGAAAATGTTTGA
- the glgP gene encoding alpha-glucan family phosphorylase, whose product MQPIRTFNVSPSLPPRLEPLRRLAYNLHWDWNVDTKDLFRRLDSDLWESSHHNPVLMLGTISQSRLLEVVEDEGFLAQMDRADRQLDDYLQERTWYQKQREHKPKECYAYFSAEFGLVDCLPVYSGGLGVLAGDHLKSASDLGLPLVGVGLLYQQGYFAQYLNADGWQQERYLSNDFYNMPLHLERNADGSELRIAVDYPGRKVYARIWRVQVGTVPLYLMDTNIEPNNVYDHDITDQLYGGDIDMRIHQEIMLGIGGVQMLKALGLKVTAYHMNEGHAAFSALERIRLLIQEEGLNYAQAKQVVASSNIFTTHTPVPAGIDLFAPDKMLYYLGYYAEIFGLPKEQFLGLGRENTGDLSGPFSMAVLALKMATFSNGVAQLHGVVSRQMFQGLWKSVPVEEVPIAAITNGVHARSCVAKSTQELYDRYLGPNWSSAPPDSPLWDRMDAIPDEELWRNHERCRLDMILYVREHLVKHLSDRGASASEISQAQEVLDPYAFTIGFARRFATYKRATLWMRDLDRIKRLLLGNKDRKVQFVIAGKAHPKDIPGKELIREINHFIREQHLEKQVVFVPNYDIHISRLMVAGCDIWLNTPRRPREASGTSGMKAAMNGLPNLSVLDGWWDEADYVRTGWAIGHGENYDDPNYQDEVEANALYELLEKEVVPLFYEHRDTDGLPRPWVAKMKDAIRLNCPFFNTARMVGEYAQRAYFPASDRYHTLTVDNYAPAKELAAWKEKLSEHWFNIRIKDVDVSAASDIEVNQTVAVKAKVDLATLTNDDVQVELYQGAIDANGDIVNAVPVVMDYQGEDGQQLSIYTGNITYTASGLQGLSLRVLPKNQYLANPYEPRLIAWAE is encoded by the coding sequence ATGCAGCCAATTCGCACATTTAACGTATCCCCTTCACTACCGCCGCGACTCGAACCACTACGGCGGCTAGCATATAACTTGCACTGGGATTGGAACGTTGACACTAAAGATTTATTCCGTCGCTTAGACTCTGACCTGTGGGAGTCTAGCCATCATAACCCGGTGTTAATGTTAGGTACTATCTCTCAATCGCGGCTTTTGGAAGTTGTCGAAGATGAGGGCTTTTTAGCGCAAATGGATCGAGCTGACCGTCAGTTAGACGATTATTTGCAAGAGCGTACCTGGTATCAGAAACAACGGGAGCATAAACCAAAAGAATGCTACGCCTATTTTTCGGCGGAATTTGGACTTGTAGATTGTTTGCCCGTCTATTCTGGGGGCTTGGGCGTTCTGGCGGGGGATCACCTCAAATCTGCCAGTGACTTGGGGCTACCGCTTGTGGGCGTAGGTTTACTGTATCAGCAAGGCTATTTTGCCCAGTATCTGAATGCCGATGGCTGGCAGCAAGAACGCTACCTGAGCAATGATTTCTACAATATGCCCTTGCATCTAGAACGTAATGCCGATGGTTCAGAACTGCGGATTGCAGTGGATTATCCAGGACGCAAGGTGTATGCCAGAATTTGGCGCGTACAGGTAGGAACGGTTCCCCTGTATCTGATGGACACCAACATTGAACCCAACAATGTTTACGACCACGACATTACAGACCAGCTGTATGGTGGCGACATCGATATGCGTATCCACCAGGAAATCATGCTGGGGATCGGTGGTGTGCAAATGCTCAAAGCTTTGGGGCTGAAAGTCACCGCCTACCACATGAATGAAGGCCACGCCGCCTTCTCTGCCCTAGAACGCATCCGCTTGCTGATTCAGGAAGAAGGACTGAATTATGCCCAAGCTAAACAGGTGGTGGCTTCTAGTAATATCTTTACTACCCACACGCCAGTACCAGCAGGGATTGACTTGTTCGCTCCTGACAAAATGCTGTACTACTTGGGGTACTATGCAGAGATATTTGGGTTGCCCAAAGAGCAATTTTTAGGATTGGGGCGCGAGAATACAGGCGATTTGTCTGGGCCTTTCAGTATGGCGGTGCTGGCGCTGAAGATGGCAACATTTTCTAACGGTGTCGCCCAACTGCATGGTGTGGTATCGCGGCAAATGTTCCAGGGCTTGTGGAAGAGTGTGCCAGTGGAAGAAGTGCCGATCGCAGCAATTACCAATGGTGTCCATGCTCGGAGTTGTGTTGCGAAATCTACTCAAGAGTTGTACGATCGCTACCTGGGGCCAAACTGGTCATCAGCACCACCAGATAGCCCATTGTGGGATCGGATGGATGCCATACCCGATGAAGAATTGTGGCGCAATCACGAACGCTGCCGCTTGGATATGATTTTGTATGTGCGGGAGCATTTGGTCAAGCATTTGAGCGATCGCGGCGCTTCCGCCTCCGAAATTAGTCAGGCACAAGAAGTTTTAGATCCTTACGCTTTCACCATTGGCTTTGCCCGTCGGTTTGCCACCTACAAACGCGCCACCCTCTGGATGCGTGATTTGGATCGGATTAAGCGGCTTTTACTAGGCAACAAAGACCGGAAAGTGCAATTCGTAATTGCTGGTAAGGCACATCCTAAGGATATTCCCGGTAAAGAACTGATCCGGGAGATCAATCACTTTATCCGCGAACAACATTTAGAAAAACAGGTAGTGTTTGTTCCCAATTACGATATTCACATCTCCCGGTTGATGGTTGCGGGTTGCGATATCTGGTTAAACACACCGCGTCGTCCACGGGAAGCCTCTGGTACTAGTGGCATGAAAGCAGCAATGAATGGATTGCCGAATTTAAGTGTACTAGATGGCTGGTGGGATGAAGCTGATTACGTCCGCACAGGCTGGGCAATCGGACATGGAGAGAATTACGACGATCCTAACTATCAAGATGAAGTAGAAGCAAATGCTCTCTACGAATTGTTAGAGAAGGAAGTTGTACCGCTATTTTATGAACATCGGGATACTGATGGTTTGCCCCGTCCGTGGGTTGCCAAAATGAAGGATGCAATTCGGTTGAATTGTCCGTTCTTTAATACAGCGCGGATGGTAGGAGAATATGCACAAAGAGCTTATTTCCCGGCTAGCGATCGCTATCATACCCTGACTGTTGATAACTATGCTCCAGCCAAAGAACTAGCCGCTTGGAAAGAAAAACTAAGCGAACACTGGTTTAACATCAGAATCAAAGATGTTGATGTATCGGCAGCTTCAGATATTGAGGTTAACCAAACCGTTGCTGTCAAAGCCAAGGTTGACTTAGCAACCTTGACGAATGATGATGTGCAGGTGGAGTTATATCAAGGTGCGATCGATGCCAATGGTGATATTGTCAACGCTGTGCCAGTGGTGATGGATTATCAAGGTGAAGATGGACAGCAATTGAGTATTTACACGGGTAATATCACTTACACTGCTTCTGGTTTACAAGGCTTGTCTTTGCGTGTATTGCCGAAGAATCAATACTTAGCTAATCCTTATGAACCAAGGTTGATTGCTTGGGCAGAATAA